One genomic window of Cercospora beticola chromosome 5, complete sequence includes the following:
- a CDS encoding uncharacterized protein (antiSMASH:Cluster_8), with protein sequence MLHICFMEPVSTTHASKRTHSTKPTIADHFILSFNLNLNIFQHLQQSLSRSEAKAWSINMDFSGVQTNGLDIADDDGLLNGLPASVVSIMADQYIEDRYFSSLDDARADPIGRTVCAPQIDDLDAVRNREAPHLTSILESLIKVLEYDHVKPEDSNATDQEWEAYIQRCKKETSTRAIDKQSKRLSRQAERMGRFLLQEVYYLHEYGWHVDFWKAPTFRAVKAQYSGMKCSDRLGEICRVLSTCAPVAKDVMEGKNLERIASAPEVMRSEKYSFKKSNARRSKTARQRNAENNAAQPTEEPTEKPAKKRRTAAQHPSPASSPMASGHQTHQAPPLLPNLHPFTQSFPQQTSSNFASGPPPAAFQSTAGNSTNYGGNLARHDSAVDWSQGGYFGAGNEVNTGEFSFSMPPSQSRYETGVMPATQPSSQYGTGLMPAFQPSYGWGSTSYSGGNGNVDWNEPIDEFQ encoded by the exons ATGCTTCACATATGCTTTATGGAGCCTGTATCCACCACACATGCATCGAAGCGCACGCATAGCACAAAACCGACCATTGCAGACCACTTCATCTTGAGCTTCAATCTCAACCTCAACATCTTCCAACATCTGCAGCAATCTCTCTCAAGGTCTGAAGCAAAGGCCTGGAGTATCAACATGGACTTCTCTGGTGTGCAGACCAATGGTCTGGACAttgccgacgatgatgggCTCTTGAACGGGCTTCCGGCCTCTGTGGTATCCATCATGGCCGACCAATACATCGAGGACCGCTACTTCTCAAGTCTCGACGACGCACGCGCAGACCCCATCGGTCGTACAGTCTGTGCACCACAAATTGACGACCTCGATGCAGTGAGAAACAGAGAGGCTCCTCATCTGACTAGTATCCTAGAATCTTTGATCAAGGTGCTGGAGTATGATCACGTCAAGCCGGAAGATTCGAATGCCACGGATCAGGAATGGGAAGCCTACATCCAGAGGTGTAAGAAGGAGACGTCGACAAGGGCTATCGACAAGCAGTCCAAGCGGCTCTCACGCCAGGCTGAGAGAATGGGGCGGTTTTTACTG CAAGAGGTCTATTACCTCCACGAGTATGGATGGCATGTCGATTTCTGGAAAGCGCCCACCTTCCGTGCAGTCAAGGCGCAGTACTCCGGCATGAAATGCTCTGACCGCCTTGGGGAAATTTGTCGTGTGCTGAGC ACTTGCGCTCCGGTGGCCAAAGATGTGATGGAGGGCAAGAACCTCGAGAGAATTGCCAGCGCGCCCGAGGTCATGAGGTCCGAAAAGTACAGCTTCAAGAAGTCGAACGCGCGACGAAGCAAGACGGCAAGACAGCGCAATGCAGAGAACAATGCCGCTCAACCCACAGAGGAGCCTACCGAAAAGCCCGCCAAAAAGCGCAGAACGGCTGCTCAACACCCGTCCCCGGCTTCTTCCCCAATGGCTTCAGGTCACCAGACTCACCAGGCTCCTCCCTTGCTGCCGAATTTACATCCATTCACTCAATCTTTCCCGCAGCAAACCTCCAGCAATTTCGCATCCggtcctcctcctgctgcgTTCCAAAGTACCGCTGGTAACAGTACGAACTACGGAGGAAACCTGGCGAGACACGACTCGGCTGTCGACTGGTCTCAAGGAGGCTATTTTGGAGCTGGTAACGAGGTGAACACTGGCGAATTCTCGTTCTCGATGCCACCTTCTCAGTCCCGGTACGAAACGGGTGTCATGCCGGCTACTCAGCCATCCTCCCAGTACGGCACGGGTCTTATGCCGGCTTTCCAGCCATCATATGGCTGGGGCTCGACGTCGTACTCGGGAGGAAATGGAAACGTTGACTGGAACGAACCTATCGATGAGTTCCAGTGA